The following coding sequences lie in one Cloeon dipterum chromosome 1, ieCloDipt1.1, whole genome shotgun sequence genomic window:
- the LOC135934075 gene encoding zinc finger protein 277 — MLGALAALDAGVSDVEETETESTIFADTTTCAMDLEGSMGMLVPLSFPQKQKAPKNTKELFEDDDVAVDCLLCKLEFKMESEQKIFLKHLFTDHRLVIGDVNQVASLKSYVKFWKARFQSGPLEEFCSVMKMDTTPDGEYSKDEVYFMLSDILPEDKQLREGLQRKRLNVILERQKFEREDKTYSQDCLFCRKKLEGTRADALEHLAEYHNLNLGRSDNLVFIDELLEQIHLRLQNLRCLFCNNQFYEKRALSEHMRKKQHKCINPEDTEMDKYFIVNYLEIGKSWKEVEEEQDGPLGPEDESWSDWCDDEAESPLVCLFCDHQSKHLHALNCHSQVQHNGFTLDNLNLSFYLQVKLVNYIRRQVYLNACPVCNESFDCKSSLDEHLLSAQHYTVPDVSLFDQPQFFFPTYENDAVLSQLEDANDGVEVPVVPE, encoded by the exons ATGTTAG GAGCCCTTGCTGCACTAGACGCAGGCGTCTCAGACGTCGAGGAAACTGAGACGGAAAGTACAATATTTGCAGACACAACTACATGTGCCATGGATTTAGAGGGCAGCATGGGCATGCTGGTGCCTTTATCTTTTCCTCAGAAGCAGAAGGCTCCAAAAAACACGAAGGAATTATTTGAAGATGATGATGTAGCTGTCGATTGTTTGCTCTGTAAACTAGAGTTCAAAATGGAGAgcgagcagaaaatttttctgaaacacCTTTTCACTGATCATCGACTGGTCATCGGAGATGTTAATCAAGTGGCCAGTTTAAAAAG CTAtgtcaaattttggaaagctCGCTTCCAGTCCGGGCCGCTGGAGGAATTTTGCAGCGTAATGAAAATGGACACCACTCCCGACGGCGAGTATAGCAAGGACGAGGTGTACTTCATGCTCTCCGACATACTCCCAGAGGACAAGCAGCTGAGGGAAGGGCTTCAACGAAAGCGactt AATGTAATCCTAGAAAGACAGAAATTCGAGAGAGAGGACAAGACTTATTCCCAGGATTGCCTATTCTGTCGAAAGAAGCTTGAAGGCACAAGAGCCGATGCCTTGGAGCATCTTGCTGAATACCACAATCTCAATTTAGGCAGATCTGACAATCTT GTTTTCATTGACGAGCTGTTGGAGCAGATTCACTTGCGGCTGCAGAATTTGCGGTGCTTGTTCTGCAACAACCAGTTCTACGAGAAGCGCGCTCTCAGCGAACACATGCGTAAAAAGCAGCATAAATGCATCAATCCTGAAGACACTGAAATGGACAAATACTTTATCGTAAACTACCTTGAAATCGGGAAATCGTGGAAAGAAGTTGAA GAGGAGCAGGATGGTCCTCTAGGACCAGAAGATGAGTCGTGGTCAGACTGGTGCGATGATGAGGCAGAATCCCCGCTGGTCTGTCTCTTCTGCGATCATCAGTCAAAGCATCTGCATGCCCTCAACTGTCACTCGCAAGTCCAACACAATGGCTTTACCTTGGACAATTTAAATCTCTCTTTCTATTTGCAA gtcaAACTTGTCAACTATATTAGAAGGCAAGTCTACCTCAATGCTTGTCCAGTATGCAACGAATCTTTTGACTGCAAGTCAAGCCTTGATGAACATTTGCTGTCTGCACAGCACTACACTGTACCAGATGTTTCTCTTTTTGATCAACCTca atttttcttcCCAACCTATGAAAACGATGCAGTTTTATCTCAGCTAGAAGACGCTAATGATGGAGTAGAAGTTCCTGTCGTTCCAGAATAG